The following DNA comes from Streptomyces sp. Ag109_O5-10.
CGAGGGCGCCGACGACTACCTGGTCAAGCCCTTCGGGCTGGCGGAACTGCTCGCGCGGATCAGGGCCGTACTGCGGCGCATCCGCCCGTCCGGGTCCGAACTGCTGACCCATGGCCCGCTCGTCGTCGACCCGCGTACCCGCCGGGTGACGGTCGACGGGGAGGAAGTCGCTCTGACACCGAAGGAGTTCGACATCCTCCAGTGCCTCGCCGCCGATCCTGGCCGGGTCGTGACACGGCAGGAGATCCTGGAGCGTGCCTGGGACGCCCACTGGTACGGGCCCACGAAGGTGCTGGACGTCCATATGGCCGCACTGCGTCGCAAGCTGGGTGTGCCCGGGCTGGTCGAGACCGTCTACGGGCGCGGTTTCCGCCTCGGTGAAGTCGGCTGACGCGCCGTGACCCGCCGTATCGCACTCAGCGTCATCGCCCTGATCACCGCGGTCCTCGTGCTGGCGGTGGTGCCGCTCGGGCTGCTCATGACGCAGCGCGAGCAGACC
Coding sequences within:
- a CDS encoding response regulator transcription factor, with the protein product MEQETGPRAVPEEPSVLVVEDDPGLAGSLVRGLERAGYRATCVGTGRGALTHVPSPDVVLLDLGLPDMDGVDVCRLLHRQSDVAIIVVTARGEEGDRVAALDEGADDYLVKPFGLAELLARIRAVLRRIRPSGSELLTHGPLVVDPRTRRVTVDGEEVALTPKEFDILQCLAADPGRVVTRQEILERAWDAHWYGPTKVLDVHMAALRRKLGVPGLVETVYGRGFRLGEVG